The window ACAGCGACTTCAAGAATCTAATTACGAAGAAGCAACTCTTCCTGATTTCGAGGATCAGCTCTGGCTCCATTTCAATCGTCTTCCTGCTCGGTAATACTCTTCTACATTcctttagggtttttgtttctcttgtttctttatttgaGGTTTGATTCAAATTGGAGTTTAAAGATAAGGGTTTTATTTACTTTCGAGCCTAGAGTTGTAGAATCTTGGAAATTTCGTTACTTTCCTACtcgattttgtgttttttttttctaagttttgtATATGTTCATCGACAGTGACTGatcgatctctttctctctctctctctctgagtcatatgttgtttgtttacaaaaattgatAATCTTTTGCGTTTCTCAACACGTGTCTTGATCAATTGAATGAAGCTTCTTGGTGTGTTGTTTAGTTTGTAAGTTTTGTGCATTTGGcattgttgttgcatgttgtttcAGATATGCTCTTGATGTTAAAGTTGAGAGAGCGGAAGATGTTCTCACACATCAGAGATTGCTAAAATTGGCGGAAGATCCTGCAACTAGGCCTGTGTTTGAAGTTCGTAGTGTACAGGTAATAGAAGCTTTGAGTTATAATGttgaaagctttgatttttttttttggctttgttgtGTTAATTGGTTTCGCTGGCCCTCTTTCTTGAAGGTTCCTCCAAGAACTTCTCCTGACTCTGACTCTGCTGTGGAGGAAGATGCCCAAAGCTCTCGCCAACCAAGTGGGCAAGGGTATTGTGTTCTACCAAATTGAGATCGATCTTAAACTTAGAGCCTTTTCAACATTGTAATTTGTCTTGCCCTTTCTTCTGTGAAAAGGGCTCTTGCTCCTCCGACTTTTGGTTCTTCTCCAAATTTTGAAGCTATTACTCAGGGAAATAAAATTGTTGAAGATGTCGATAGTGCTGTAAATGTAACATTGTCTACTCGGTGAGATTTCTTGTTATGTTGTTcgttatgtttttttgtatcttttttccTATCTTGTCTCATGTTTAATTACAATAGTATCTGCGCTGATGTTATCCTTTGTTGTCTATCATGCAGACCGATGCACGAGATTACATTTTCAACCATTGATAAGCCCAAACTCCTTAGCCAGGTTGGTGATTCTTAGTCTAATAGCGCTGTTTTCTGCATAAACTTTGCCATAGAAGATACTTAGAGAATGGATGCTTAGTTCTTCCATATTTGGGATTATTTGAGTGAGCAAAATGGTTTCTGTTTCAGCTAACTTCCCTACTTGGTGAGCTTGGACTGAATATACAAGAAGCTCATGCTTTTTCCACTGTGGATGGNNNNNNNNNNNNNNNNNNNNNNNNNNNNNNNNNNNNNNNNNNNNNNNNNNNNNNNNNNNNNNNNNNNNNNNNNNNNNNNNNNNNNNNNNNNNNNNNNNNNNNNNNNNNNNNNNNNNNNNNNNNNNNNNNNNNNNNNNNNNNNNNNNNNNNNNNNNNNNNNNNNNNNNNNNNNNNNNNNNNNNNNNNNNNNNNNNNNNNNNNNNNNNNNNNNNNNNNNNNNNNNNNNNNNNNNNNNNNNNNNNNNNNNNNNNNNNNNNNNNNNNNNNNNNNNNNNNNNNNNNNNNNNNNNNNNNNNNNNNNNNNNNNNNNNNNNNNNNNNNNNNNNNNNNNNNNNNNNNNNNNNNNNNNNNNNNNNNNNNNNNNNNNNNNNNNNNNNNNNNNNNNNNNNNNNNNNNNNNNNNNNNNNNNNNNNNNNNNNNNNNNNNNNNNNNNNNNNNNNNNNNNNNNNNNNNNNNNNNNNNNNNNNNNNNNNNNNNNNNNNNNNNNNNNNNNNNNNNNNNNNNNNNNNNNNNNNNNNNNNNNNNNNNNNNNNNNNNNNNNNNNNNNNNNNNNNNNNNNNNNNNNNNNNNNNNNNNNNNNNNNNNNNNNNNNNNNNNNNNNNNNNNNNNNNNNNNNNNNNNNNNNNNNNNNNNNNNNNNNNNNNNNNNNNNNNNNNNNNNNNNNNNNNNNNNNNNNNNNNNNNNNNNNNNNNNNNNNNNNNNNNNNNNNNNNNNNNNNNNNNNNNNNNNNNNNNNNNNNNNNNNNNNNNNNNNNNNNNNNNNNNNNNNNNNNNNNNNNNNNNNNNNNNNNNNNNNNNNNNNNNNNNNNNNNNNNNNNNNNNNNNNNNNNNNNNNNNNNNNNNNNNNNNNNNNNNNNNNNNNNNNNNNNNNNNNNNNNNNNNNNNNNNNNNNNNNNNNNNNNNNNNNNNNNNNNNNNNNNNNNNNNNNNNNNNNNNNNNNNNNNNNNNNNNNNNNNNNNNNNNNNNNNNNNNNNNNNNNNNNNNNNNNNNNNNNNNNNNNNNNNNNNNNNNNNNNNNNNNNNNNNNNNNNNNNNNNNNNNNNNNNNNNNNNNNNNNNNNNNNNNNNNNNNNNNNNNNNNNNNNNNNNNNNNNNNNNNNNNNNNNNNNNNNNNNNNNNNNNNNNNNNNNNNNNNNNNNNNNNNNNNNNNNNNNNNNNNNNNNNNNNNNNNNNNNNNNNNNNNNNNNNNNNNNNNNNNNNNNNNNNNNNNNNNNNNNNNNNNNNNNNNNNNNNNNNNNNNNNNNNNNNNNNNNNNNNNNNNNNNNNNNNNNNNNNNNNNNNNNNNNNNNNNNNNNNNNNNNNNNNNNNNNNNNNNNNNNNNNNNNNNNNNNNNNNNNNNNNNNNNNNNNNNNNNNNNNNNNNNNNNNNNNNNNNNNNNNNNNNNNNNNNNNNNNNNNNNNNNNNNNNNNNNNNNNNNNNNNNNNNNNNNNNNNNNNNNNNNNNNNNNNNNNNNNNNNNNNNNNNNNNNNNNNNNNNNNNNNNNNNNNNNNNNNNNNNNNNNNNNNNNNNNNNNNNNNNNNNNNNNNNNNNNNNNNNNNNNNNNNNNNNNNNNNNNNNNNNNNNNNNNNNNNNNNNNNNNNNNNNNNNNNNNNNNNNNNNNNNNNNNNNNNNNNNNNNNNNNNNNNNNNNNNNNNNNNNNNNNNNNNNNNNNNNNNNNNNNNNNNNNNNNNNCTATTGCGTTCTTTGAGCATGACAAATCAAGCAATGAGCTTATACCCGCCTGCATTGAAATACCCACGGATGGAACTGATGAGTGGGAAATTGACGTGACACAgctcaaaattgaaaagaaagtgGCATCTGGTTCATATGGGGATCTGTGAGTATTATTGTTTCTTAAGCTCGTTTTGAGAACTGGAATTTTTTATTCAGAAGTGAGTAATTTGTTTCTGATGGCTATGCAGGCATAGAGGCATATATTGCAGTCAGGAAGTAGCTATCAAATTTCTCAAGCCTGAGCGTGTAAACACTGAGATGCTTAGAGAATTTTCTCAAGAAGTTTTTATAATGAGGTCAGTGCAATTAGTTCTCAGCATCAAGTAGAAATTCCAATAGTAGTTTACATGAATTCTACTTCAAATAcagtcatatttttatatacagaaACATGCTTAGCATTAACAATACCTTGTCTGAGATTTATATTCAGGAGAagggttgaatttttttaattccttgTCTGACGTTAAATCACTTTTGATGTATTAAGTAACCAACATGCATGCTTCATTGTCATTTCTTACTGACGCTTTTACTGTCTATAGGAAAGTTAGACACAAAAACGTCGTTCAATTTTTGGGTGCATGCACAAGATCTCCAACTCTCTGTATAGTTACTGGTAAGTTCTTAGTATTTGAGTTGACTGGTTTGAGTTGTAACCACAATATGTTAGTTGACTGGATTTATGTTTCTGTCAGAGTTTATGGCTCGAGGGAGCATATATGATTTTCTTCACAAACAGAAATGCGCATTTAAACTTCAGACTTTGCTTAAAGTTGCACTTGATGTGGCAAAAGGAATGAGCTATTTGCATCAAAACAACATTATTCACAGGGACCTTAAGACTGCGAATCTTCTTATGGATGAACATGGAGTAAGACTTGTTCTCTGGCTATTCATATTACCTCTATGAACCTCTTTTATGTCTACTAGAATCACCAGACTCTAGGATTCTAACCTTGGGATAATTTTGAGCAGCTTGTCAAGGTTGCTGATTTCGGAGTTGCCAGAGTGCAGATTGAATCAGGGGTCATGACAGCTGAAACAGGGACTTACCGGTGGATGGCTCCAGAGGTATGTATGAGTTTCGAACCTCAAATACATTGATCAGCGTTTTTTACGTATTTGTGGAAAAATAAGATTTTGGAGTCCTCTGTTTGAtctggctcttttactttgaCAATAAACTTGCGAAACCCAGGTCATTGAGCACAAACCTTACAACCATAAGGCAGATGTGTTCAGCTATGCGATAGTGCTATGGGAACTTTTGACTGGTGACGTAAGAATCTATCTGACTacagttttcttttgttgtctgaATCTTTCATGCTAATTAGTCACTGATGAATCATGCATTTGTATATGGAAACAGATCCCGTATGCTTTCTTGACTCCGCTACAAGCAGCTGTTGGCGTTGTCCAAAAGGTATACACTTCTAATAGAAGAACATTGAGTGAATCTAGTTGTTTGTCTTCCTCCATATCCAGAGgctaaaaaattgaatttgctTTTCAGGGGCTTCGACCAAAAATTCCAAAGAAAACACACCCAAAAGTGAAGGGACTTCTAGAGAGATGCTGGCACCAAGACCCAGAGCAGAGACCACTCTTCGAGGAAATCATAGAAATGCTGCAACAGATAGTGAATGAGGTAAACGCCGTAGTGTGATCCCAGAGTAAAAAAACCTACCCTTACAAGGAGAGATTCTCAGAGCAGGATGTGTGGATGTGGTGGAAACAAAGCAGGTTGGAGATGAAGACCCTAGCAAGGACAACCAGTGCATGTCTTTCCTGACTACTCCCTTTAGAAAGCCCCGTTACTAGTTCTGATACAAAAAAATCAGTGTCACGATTGAAGGCACtattttgttggcctttgtacagttttttatttttttttcattgggGAGGATCTAGTTTTTGACCTTAGAGAGTGTTTTCTTATCCTTTTTTAGTTGCCCCCTCATTCCTTTCAACATAGAAGAATCTTAGAAACCCTTTTGGTcgcttctttttcctttttcttttcataaagaAAGCAAGTTCAATAGAGTTGCGTATTCTTTTGACTATATAAAATCATGTTCTCATTAGTGTTTTGGATCATAAAAATGAAGACAAGGGAATACATGCATGAATAACAGACCGAAACTGACAGTAGATCAGATCCGTGTACAGATGATTTTGTATTTCCATAACCAGTTAATATACTTTTCCATCTTTAAAACAGACAATGCCCACTGATATACACACTTGAGGTTTGTTGCAATGGCTTATCCGTCGGTTTAGACATTTAGTAGCGAACACCGTGCCGTTCTCAATGCAAATAAACGACATAATGCAAACCCGGAACACATGAGTGAGAAGGATTAGGATTTAGGATGATAAAATCTCTGGAGCTCCACTAGCCAAATGAAATTGGTGGGATTAAACGCCTCTGAATTGTGAAGCTTGCAGGTTCTTCTCTATACACCTCCCAAATTCGAATTTTGAATAGctcaaagtttcgatttttattaattgaatcGCATACTTATCGATGCATTTTTTGAATTTCTCAGTTGTTGTCCAGTGGTTGTGGAAGAGGAGATGGTGTTCTTAAGTTGGGGTCGTCCATCTTCagagcagcagcaacaagttCTCAACAAGTAAGAATCAAATTCGTaaattagaaaggaaaaaaaaaaaaaaaatttgcactAGAAAAAGCTCTCTCTGAGTAAGTAATGTATGGTTTGTGCATTTTAAAATCCAGAACAGGAACCTTCAATTATGACAACAAGTACAGAGGAGCTTCGTCTAAATCTATAGCTAAACTTAAGGAAGACTCAGAGATTGATAAAGATGGATTCTTGATCAATCATGCTCGTGTTTTAGTCGGTTCTGGTAAAGAGAGTTATGAGAAGGGGAAAAAAGCTCTCCAGACTTGGAAGTACATacaatgtttcttttttgttcgaTCTCAAATTTATTGGAACACCAAATTGGTTCTGTCCTCCTTGATTTCGATCTGATAACCTTTGCAGGCATTTTGGTATGGGTTGGACATTTGTTGATCCTGCAACTCCAGTTGAAACCGGTAAGAAGTTTTGCATCTGTGTGAAAGAAGTACTTCCATGGGTGATGCTTCCTCTTCAAGTTGTTTATGTCGATGAAAGCCGGAAATCAAGAAAAGGCCCTGCGCATTTCGGTTACGGGAGCGGCACTCTTCAGGGACATTTACTGGCTGGAGAAGAACGGTTTTCAATAGAGCTTGACGGTAATGGTCAAGTTTGGTATGAGATAACGTCCTTCTCTAAGCCAGCTCATTTCTTGTCGTTCCTTGGATATCCTTATGTGAAGCTAAGGCAGAAGCACTTTGCTCGTCATTCTTCTGAAGCAGTGCTCAAACATCTCAATGCTTCGTGATGATGATATGTCAAGTTGTATTTTACGATAAAAGTTGTTGCATATACGCTTTGTCTATACCGTAAAATGAAAGCTTAAAGGTAAGTTTTTTATTCAGATGATTGGTACTTACTACCATAGTCTAAGCTTGAACACCTTAATCAATAGGTGACGCAGAACTCATACGTCACAACATTCCCAACGTCGTTGTGTCACTGAGTAAGGAACGCGACCAGCATTGACATTATCATCCAAGGACGTTCTCATCAAGGAGAGGAGACAATCGACAATGCAAAATGGTTTTACCTTTTAGCTGCAAACCATTTTGCAGCTTGAAGAGAGTTTAAGGTCTCTCTGTATTTTTACTTAAGGGAGAATAGTCGGATGGCGATCAAGGCGATCCATGACGATTGAAAGAAAATTCATATACAATTTGTCTGATTTGATGtggtttaattaaatgattTGCTACTCTTCAATTATACTGAGTCTTACAACTTCGGTttacttttttggtttagttggtttgaatatttgttgtgtTCAAATTCAGCttagtataaaaaataaaaagcactAAGCCAAATAAAGTTGGTTTAACTGGTTACTGAACCAGCCTTGGTTCGTCTCAGGTGTGATTAAGAATAATTACTTTCaaacaaaatggaaaacaaTCATACTTAGTTCGTTTAATTACTGTTTAGCGAATTtacagaaaaaggaaataacacCGACCGACTATAATCTCTTTATACATACGATTAGGAATAGAATGCTGCCATATCTCTCGCGATAGGCAAACACAAAACAATCTCTGTGTTTTCtacttctctcttttgtttgtgaAATCGTGAAAACAACATAATGGGTGGCGTAAAGAGAAAGATTCCGATAGAGATGATAGGGAAAAAAGATTCACGCGCAGTAGCATTCTCCAAACGCACAAAAGGTCTTTATAGTGAAGCGGCTGAGATTTGCCTGCACGCCGATGCACAAATTGCGATCTTGGCAACTCCCGTTTCTTCCAATTCCAATGTTTCTTTCTACAGCTTTGGTCATTCATCCGTGGATAACGTTGTTGCCGCATTCCTCGCTAACAAGCGTCCTCGGGAAGatctagggttagggttagggttctGGTGGGAGGATGAGAGGCTTGCAAAATCAGAGGATCCGGAGGAACTGAGAGACGCGATGAACTCAATGTCGAAGATGTTGCAATATCTGAAAGAGTTGCGACGAGATTGTGAGGAcgtggagaagaagggtttagtagacaaaactcatcaaaaccATACTCTTAATCCTGAATCTTGTTGCGACAACAAGAACAACTATGCTTTGCTTGGAAACGTGGAGGATGGATGCAATCAAGAGTTGTTGGACATTGATCAAATCATTAATTTTGAGTCGACAAGTTCATCAGTGAATTCAGAGTTGGAAAACATCTCGATGGTGACACCAAATCAAAACTCGTTCTCTGACTCTAAAGCTATTGTAGATGAAGAATTGGTGGTTCACACTGATTTGTATGATGATATTATCCACTTGTCCAATTTAGATGAAGATGTGATGCTACCGATttctgacaacaacaacaacaacaacaacaacaatgttttATCTGAAAACTTTGATGAATTCATTCAAGAGCTGGATCTTGATCAGATCTTTGATTTTGAGACAAATTATATGCAGAGCTTGGAGATGGATGGTGTCTCGATGGTGACTACGAATTCTGAAACAGTTGGACATGGAGGATTACTGACTCACATAGATTTGGATGAGGATAATCTATGCTTTTCTGATTATTTCAATGAATTAACCTCCCCTGATCCAATCTGAAAACTCCCtccaagatatatatatatatacaacaacaagTTAAAGATTCTATTCTCAACTCTCAAGGAAGAAGGGTCCGGTTTGACTTTATTAATTCATGATTGCACcatctttttttgtatatttggaGTACATTTTATCaactttcttaaaaaaacaGATAAGCTTTTTACTAGTCTGTAGAATTCCTTTTATACTACTACTCATGAGTAACAGTTGAAATATCTGACAAGTTAATTGAATTTCAACCAagtcaaacaaattttttttgagatttttatttattttcaaggcataatatataatatgatgttAATTTCTGATTAGCTAACAAGCGAGCAGGTTCACACACATTTTCTtactctctcacacacacacaaacaaacttGTATAGCTGATTGATTTTTCTCATTGTTGCAGGTATCTATTAGAAGCAGGCTTCCATGTAATGGCAATAAGACCGCCCACAGTGCCAGCCAATTCTTCTTGCAGGTAAAATCAGTTTTCGTTGAATCTCGGTGAAACTCATCATATGTTGTTGTGGAATTCAACTTCAGGCTAAGGGTGACACTGAGTGCAGCACATACCACAGAAGATGTGAAGAAACTCATCACTGCGCTTTCTTTGTGTTTGGACTTTGACAACACCACCACCATTCACATTCCTTCCTTTCTCTATCccaaactctaaaaaaaaaccGTTTTCTATTATCTCACTTATTCCAAAACTCCAATTCGTAAAGTGTTCGCTATATTGTCagtgaataataataatcactTGAGCTAGAGAGTTCCATGTATTGCTGTAATCCCTCCTGCTTTACAAAAGGAGCAATATATTTGAACCAGTANATTTCTTGTCGTTCCTTGGATATCCTTATGTGAAGCTAAGGCAGAAGCACTTTGCTCGTCATTCTTCTGAAGCAGTGCTCAAACATCTCAATGCTTCGTGATGATGATATGTCAAGTTGTATTTTACGATAAAAGTTGTTGCATATACGCTTTGTCTATACCGTAAAATGAAAGCTTAAAGGTAAGTTTTTTATTCAGATGATTGGTACTTACTACCATAGTCTAAGCTTGAACACCTTAATCAATAGGTGACGCAGAACTCATACGTCACAACATTCCCAACGTCGTTGTGTCACTGAGTAAGGAACGCGACCAGCATTGACATTATCATCCAAGGACGTTCTCATCAAGGAGAGGAGACAATCGACAATGCAAAATGGTTTTACCTTTTAGCTGCAAACCATTTTGCAGCTTGAAGAGAGTTTAAGGTCTCTCTGTATTTTTACTTAAGGGAGAATAGTCGGATGGCGATCAAGGCGATCCATGACGATTGAAAGAAAATTCATATACAATTTGTCTGATTTGATGtggtttaattaaatgattTGCTACTCTTCAATTATACTGAGTCTTACAACTTCGGTttacttttttggtttagttggtttgaatatttgttgtgtTCAAATTCAGCttagtataaaaaataaaaagcactAAGCCAAATAAAGTTGGTTTAACTGGTTACTGAACCAGCCTTGGTTCGTCTCAGGTGTGATTAAGAATAATTACTTTCaaacaaaatggaaaacaaTCATACTTAGTTCGTTTAATTACTGTTTAGCGAATTtacagaaaaaggaaataacacCGACCGACTATAATCTCTTTATACATACGATTAGGAATAGAATGCTGCCATATCTCTCGCGATAGGCAAACACAAAACAATCTCTGTGTTTTCtacttctctcttttgtttgtgaAATCGTGAAAACAACATAATGGGTGGCGTAAAGAGAAAGATTCCGATAGAGATGATAGGGAAAAAAGATTCACGCGCAGTAGCATTCTCCAAACGCACAAAAGGTCTTTATAGTGAAGCGGCTGAGATTTGCCTGCACGCCGATGCACAAATTGCGATCTTGGCAACTCCCGTTTCTTCCAATTCCAATGTTTCTTTCTACAGCTTTGGTCATTCATCCGTGGATAACGTTGTTGCCGCATTCCTCGCTAACAAGCGTCCTCGGGAAGatctagggttagggttagggttctGGTGGGAGGATGAGAGGCTTGCAAAATCAGAGGATCCGGAGGAACTGAGAGACGCGATGAACTCAATGTCGAAGATGTTGCAATATCTGAAAGAGTTGCGACGAGATTGTGAGGAcgtggagaagaagggtttagtagacaaaactcatcaaaaccATACTCTTAATCCTGAATCTTGTTGCGACAACAAGAACAACTATGCTTTGCTTGGAAACGTGGAGGATGGATGCAATCAAGAGTTGTTGGACATTGATCAAATCATTAATTTTGAGTCGACAAGTTCATCAGTGAATTCAGAGTTGGAAAACATCTCGATGGTGACACCAAATCAAAACTCGTTCTCTGACTCTAAAGCTATTGTAGATGAAGAATTGGTGGTTCACACTGATTTGTATGATGATATTATCCACTTGTCCAATTTAGATGAAGATGTGATGCTACCGATttctgacaacaacaacaacaacaacaacaacaatgttttATCTGAAAACTTTGATGAATTCATTCAAGAGCTGGATCTTGATCAGATCTTTGATTTTGAGACAAATTATATGCAGAGCTTGGAGATGGATGGTGTCTCGATGGTGACTACGAATTCTGAAACAGTTGGACATGGAGGATTACTGACTCACATAGATTTGGATGAGGATAATCTATGCTTTTCTGATTATTTCAATGAATTAACCTCCCCTGATCCAATCTGAAAACTCCCtccaagatatatatatatatacaacaacaagTTAAAGATTCTATTCTCAACTCTCAAGGAAGAAGGGTCCGGTTTGACTTTATTAATTCATGATTGCACcatctttttttgtatatttggaGTACATTTTATCaactttcttaaaaaaacaGATAAGCTTTTTACTAGTCTGTAGAATTCCTTTTATACTACTACTCATGAGTAACAGTTGAAATATCTGACAAGTTAATTGAATTTCAACCAagtcaaacaaattttttttgagatttttatttattttcaaggcataatatataatatgatgttAATTTCTGATTAGCTAACAAGCGAGCAGGTTCACACACATTTTCTtactctctcacacacacacaaacaaacttGTATAGCTGATTGATTTTTCTCATTGTTGCAGGTATCTATTAGAAGCAGGCTTCCATGTAATGGCAATAAGACCGCCCACAGTGCCAGCCAATTCTTCTTGCAGGTAAAATCAGTTTTCGTTGAATCTCGGTGAAACTCATCATATGTTGTTGTGGAATTCAACTTCAGGCTAAGGGTGACACTGAGTGCAGCACATACCACAGAAGATGTGAAGAAACTCATCACTGCGCTTTCTTTGTGTTTGGACTTTGACAACACCACCACCATTCACATTCCTTCCTTTCTCTATCccaaactctaaaaaaaaaccGTTTTCTATTATCTCACTTATTCCAAAACTCCAATTCGTAAAGTGTTCGCTATATTGTCagtgaataataataatcactTGAGCTAGAGAGTTCCATGTATTGCTGTAATCCCTCCTGCTTTACAAAAGGAGCAATATATTTGAACCAGtattcaagaaagcgctaggcggtatctgggcggtgacccaacgcctagcgcctagaacgcttagtcggggcctagacggtttttaggcggtttaggcatttacaacataaaacattatatatatataattatattaaaatatatgttataaaaataaaaaaaatataaacaacggtaagaaaaatacatttatttaagttatattaacaacatataaatgtttataattacgtatatagatataaaacataataatttaattatatgtaatttaaaaatcaaaaataaatattaaaataaaatgtatgtaattttaagcgggttaagcggtcatctaggcgtctgctgagcgcctagcgcctagacggccgcctagaccgctttcttgaataCTGATTTGAACATATAGAGAGTTACACAAtgggcttgttcgtttggttgatgCACGTATCTGAGGCTGCGGCAGATACGTTTGTTCATTTGCTTGCCGCAAGTACCTGCGTTAAGA is drawn from Camelina sativa cultivar DH55 chromosome 1, Cs, whole genome shotgun sequence and contains these coding sequences:
- the LOC104790654 gene encoding UPF0548 protein At2g17695 isoform X1 — translated: MVFLSWGRPSSEQQQQVLNKTGTFNYDNKYRGASSKSIAKLKEDSEIDKDGFLINHARVLVGSGKESYEKGKKALQTWKHFGMGWTFVDPATPVETGKKFCICVKEVLPWVMLPLQVVYVDESRKSRKGPAHFGYGSGTLQGHLLAGEERFSIELDGNGQVWYEITSFSKPAHFLSFLGYPYVKLRQKHFARHSSEAVLKHLNAS
- the LOC104790654 gene encoding UPF0548 protein At2g17695 isoform X2, whose amino-acid sequence is MVFLSWGRPSSEQQQQVLNKTGTFNYDNKYRGASSKSIAKLKEDSEIDKDGFLINHARVLVGSGKESYEKGKKALQTWKHFGMGWTFVDPATPVETGKKFCICVKEVLPWVMLPLQVVYVDESRKSRKGPAHFGYGSGTLQGHLLAGEERFSIELDGNGQVWYEITSFSKPAHFLSFLGYPYVKLRQKHFARHSSEAVLKHLNAS
- the LOC104790646 gene encoding agamous-like MADS-box protein AGL97; this translates as MGGVKRKIPIEMIGKKDSRAVAFSKRTKGLYSEAAEICLHADAQIAILATPVSSNSNVSFYSFGHSSVDNVVAAFLANKRPREDLGLGLGFWWEDERLAKSEDPEELRDAMNSMSKMLQYLKELRRDCEDVEKKGLVDKTHQNHTLNPESCCDNKNNYALLGNVEDGCNQELLDIDQIINFESTSSSVNSELENISMVTPNQNSFSDSKAIVDEELVVHTDLYDDIIHLSNLDEDVMLPISDNNNNNNNNNVLSENFDEFIQELDLDQIFDFETNYMQSLEMDGVSMVTTNSETVGHGGLLTHIDLDEDNLCFSDYFNELTSPDPI
- the LOC104767072 gene encoding serine/threonine-protein kinase STY8 (The sequence of the model RefSeq protein was modified relative to this genomic sequence to represent the inferred CDS: added 127 bases not found in genome assembly), translated to MTIKDESESCGSRAVVASASQENPRHYRMKLDVYSEVLQRLQESNYEEATLPDFEDQLWLHFNRLPARYALDVKVERAEDVLTHQRLLKLAEDPATRPVFEVRSVQVPPRTSPDSDSAVEEDAQSSRQPSGQGALAPPTFGSSPNFEAITQGNKIVEDVDSAVNVTLSTRPMHEITFSTIDKPKLLSQLTSLLGELGLNIQEAHAFSTVDGFSLDVFVVDGWSQEETDGLKDALSKEILKLKDQPGSKYKSIAFFEHDKSSNELIPACIEIPTDGTDEWEIDVTQLKIEKKVASGSYGDLHRGIYCSQEVAIKFLKPERVNTEMLREFSQEVFIMRKVRHKNVVQFLGACTRSPTLCIVTEFMARGSIYDFLHKQKCAFKLQTLLKVALDVAKGMSYLHQNNIIHRDLKTANLLMDEHGLVKVADFGVARVQIESGVMTAETGTYRWMAPEVIEHKPYNHKADVFSYAIVLWELLTGDIPYAFLTPLQAAVGVVQKGLRPKIPKKTHPKVKGLLERCWHQDPEQRPLFEEIIEMLQQIVNEVNAVV